The Pseudomonas sp. R4-35-07 nucleotide sequence TCGCGCATGATGCCCCTACCCGCCTGTTGTACCCCACTCGATGCCGATTGGCCGCTGCCTGCTCCCTTGCCGGGCACCGTATTCTTGAGCACGCGTTTCGACCCGGCCTTATTGAACCCTGAGGATTTTCAGCGCAGCGCCGTGCCGCCACCGGCGAGCATCCAGCGCTCGGTGGTCAAGCGTCAGGCGGAATTCCTCGCCGGCCGCCTGTGCGCCCGCGAAGCGCTGCAACGACTGGATAATCTCAATTGCATCCCGGCCATCGGTGAAGACCGCGCGCCGATCTGGCCAGGTCATATCAGCGGCTCCATTACCCACAGCACCGGGCACGCCGCAGCAATTGTCGGGCATAAGGCGCAATGGCGCGGGCTGGGGATGGACCTGGAGAACCTGCTCGCGCTGGAACGGGCGGAACGCCTGGCGGGCGAAATTCTCACCGTGGATGAACTGCAGCGCATGGCGGCCCTGCCCCGTGAGCAAATTGCCTTGCTGGTGACACTCACGTTTTCGGCCAAGGAGAGTTTGTTCAAGGCACTCTACCCGATCGTGCAGAAGCGCTTCTATTTTGAGCATGCCGAGGTGGTGGAGTGGTCACTGGCGGGACAGGTGCGGCTGCGGTTGCTGACGGACCTGTCCAGTGAGTGGTGTCATGGCAAGGAGCTGGTTGGGCAGTTTGTGGTGGAGGGGGAGCAGTTGTTGAGCCTGGTGGCTGTCGGCGCTTGATAGACAGTCATCGGGGGCAAGCCCCCTCCCACAGGGGAATGCATTCCAAATGTGGGAGGGGGCTTGCCCCCGATGGCGATATCAGCGTTTCTCCTGATCCCTGGGCCAGCTCAGACTGAAACACGCGCCGCCCAGGTTGTTGCTCTTGCTGATCAACGCCCGCCCGCCATGCCAATGGATAATCCGCCGCACAATCGACAAGCCCAGGCCATGCCCGCCCGAGGCGCGGGTGCGGCTGTCGTCCAGGCGCAGGAAGGGTGTGAAGATGCGTTCCCAGGCGCTTTCCGGTACGCCGGGACCATCGTCTTCCACATCGATACGGCAACGCACCTGCCCTACCTGATAACTGATCAGCACCTGGCCCTTGGCGTGGCGCATGGCGTTACTCACCAGATTCTGCAACGCGCGATGCAGGTAGCGGGGTTCGGCATCGACCCAGGCATCCTGCCAATGCGCCGATGACAGGCAGGTACCCCGGCTGACGCTGACCTGCGGGCGCAGTGGCGACAATTCGCCGACCACCTGATCAATTAACGCGTCGAGATCGACGCGCTGGAAGTTCAACGCCGGCGCGCCCTGCTCCAGGCGCGCATAAGTGAGCATTTCATCCACCAGGCCGTCCAGGTCCTGGATATCCCCGTCCATGCCCTCCAAGTATTTGCGCCGCGCCTCGGCCGTGGTGGCATCGCCAAGCATCTCCAGGCCGAAGCGCAGGCGCGCTACCGGCGTGCGCAGCTCGTGGGACACCGCACGCACCAGTTCACGCTGAATCGCCAGCAATTGTTGCAGGTGCTCGGCCATGCCATTGAACGCGGCCGCGAGCCGCCCTACCGAATCGGCGCCACGGGCCGGTACGCGAACTTCCAGATTGCCCTTGGCGATCCGCGTGGCCGCCGCCTCCAGCCCCTTGAGCCGGCGCTCGAGCTGACGCACCAACAGGTAGACGATCAAACCGATCAGGGTCAGACCGATCAGGGCGATCAGGACCAGCCATTGCGCGGGGTACGGATTCATTTGATACAGCGGGCCGATCTCCAGCACCCACGGCGTGCCGACCATGCCGGCGAACACGCGGATCGAATCACCGCCCTTGCCCAGGGCCATCACCGTATCGCCTTCCGCCACGCGACGGCGCTGGTCGTCGTCCATATCGGCCTGGTCGAGGGCCATCAGATGCATCTCGAAACCAAAGCCCTTGGCCTGCTTGAGGTCAGCCAAACGTTGCGGCTGCTCGGCCACCGGAAACCGCACCAGTTCGTCGGCCAGCAGGTAGATCGTGGCGCGGGCCAATTGCTCGCTGATTTGCTGCACTTCGCCGGTGAGCACCAATTGCTCCGGTTCGCTGACCAGGCGCACTACGCGCGCGGCATGGGGCCCGGTCTGTTCCACCAGGACCTGACCACGTTGCAGACGCTTGCGCTGGCTCAGGTCCAGCTGTGCATCAGCGAAGGTGCGCAACTGCAGCGGGATGCCCAGCAATCGTTCCCACACCGCCAATGCACGCTGGCGCTCGAGGGCGCTCATGGGCTGCAGGTTGTCGCCCATCAGCGCAAAGGTGCCGTGGGCCAGGCGCTCGCGGTATTGGTCGCTGCGCACATCGTTGAGCAAGTGCAGCGCCAGTACGCCCAGCAGCGCGACCAGGATCAGCGCGGCGCACATGCCGCCGTAGATGCGCAGGAAGATCGAGTTCACAGGGGCATATCGGCGGCGGCTTCAGGCACGAACAGGTAGCCTTTGCTGCGGATGGTCTTGATCAGGCGCGGGTGGATCGGGTCATCGCCGATCTTCGGGCGAATACGTGAGATGCGCACATCAATCGAGCGATCCTGGCCGTCGTAGCCAACGCCACGCAGGGCAATGAAGATTTCTTCGCGCGAGAGAATGCGCCCGGCATTCGCCACCAACAACCACAGCAGGTCGAACTCGGCACTGGTCAGTTCGATACCCTTTTGGTGCAACCAGGCCTCGCGCAAGGCGTTGTCCACCACCAGCGGGCCGAATTGCAGGCGGCGCTGGTTTTCCACCACAACCGGTAACGCCGGCTCGCTGCGCCGCAGCAGGGCCTGGATGCGTGCCAGCAACAAGCGCGGGCG carries:
- a CDS encoding 4'-phosphopantetheinyl transferase, whose amino-acid sequence is MMPLPACCTPLDADWPLPAPLPGTVFLSTRFDPALLNPEDFQRSAVPPPASIQRSVVKRQAEFLAGRLCAREALQRLDNLNCIPAIGEDRAPIWPGHISGSITHSTGHAAAIVGHKAQWRGLGMDLENLLALERAERLAGEILTVDELQRMAALPREQIALLVTLTFSAKESLFKALYPIVQKRFYFEHAEVVEWSLAGQVRLRLLTDLSSEWCHGKELVGQFVVEGEQLLSLVAVGA
- a CDS encoding ATP-binding protein, whose amino-acid sequence is MNSIFLRIYGGMCAALILVALLGVLALHLLNDVRSDQYRERLAHGTFALMGDNLQPMSALERQRALAVWERLLGIPLQLRTFADAQLDLSQRKRLQRGQVLVEQTGPHAARVVRLVSEPEQLVLTGEVQQISEQLARATIYLLADELVRFPVAEQPQRLADLKQAKGFGFEMHLMALDQADMDDDQRRRVAEGDTVMALGKGGDSIRVFAGMVGTPWVLEIGPLYQMNPYPAQWLVLIALIGLTLIGLIVYLLVRQLERRLKGLEAAATRIAKGNLEVRVPARGADSVGRLAAAFNGMAEHLQQLLAIQRELVRAVSHELRTPVARLRFGLEMLGDATTAEARRKYLEGMDGDIQDLDGLVDEMLTYARLEQGAPALNFQRVDLDALIDQVVGELSPLRPQVSVSRGTCLSSAHWQDAWVDAEPRYLHRALQNLVSNAMRHAKGQVLISYQVGQVRCRIDVEDDGPGVPESAWERIFTPFLRLDDSRTRASGGHGLGLSIVRRIIHWHGGRALISKSNNLGGACFSLSWPRDQEKR
- a CDS encoding response regulator, whose product is MEQEPWQILIVEDDERLAELTREYLESNGLRVSVENDGAQAAARIVAEQPDLVILDLMLPGEDGLSICRKVRERYEGVILMLTARTDEVDQVLGLDLGADDYVCKPVRPRLLLARIQALLRRSEPALPVVVENQRRLQFGPLVVDNALREAWLHQKGIELTSAEFDLLWLLVANAGRILSREEIFIALRGVGYDGQDRSIDVRISRIRPKIGDDPIHPRLIKTIRSKGYLFVPEAAADMPL